One Bradyrhizobium sp. CCGB12 genomic window carries:
- the ssuD gene encoding FMNH2-dependent alkanesulfonate monooxygenase translates to MSNRSNPNILWFLPTHGDGRYLGTGVGGREVNFNYLRQIAQAADQLGYFGVLLPTGRSCEDSWIVASSVAPFTERLRYLVAVRPGLQSPGVAARMTATLDRISNGRLLVNVVTGGDPVENKGDGIFLGHDERYEVTREFLNVYSDLLAGRTVNVEGKHIHVEGGKLLFPPVQSPRPPLYFGGSSDAGIDVAVDTVDKYLTWGEPPALVAEKIAKVREVAAARGRKLSFGIRLHVIVRETNEEAWRAANELIKHVSDDTIALAQKNFARMDSVGQQRMTQLHGGKRDKLEIAPNLWAGVGLVRGGAGTALVGDAETVAARIREYQDLGIDTFIMSGYPHLEEAFRFAELVFPLLALEQPSNVTKLHFNGGPFGETVGSDFRPQHRVSQS, encoded by the coding sequence ATGAGTAATAGGTCAAACCCCAACATCCTCTGGTTCCTGCCGACCCACGGCGATGGCCGCTATCTCGGCACCGGAGTTGGCGGCCGCGAGGTCAACTTCAACTATCTGCGCCAGATCGCGCAGGCCGCCGACCAGCTCGGCTATTTCGGCGTGCTGCTGCCGACCGGACGATCTTGCGAGGATTCCTGGATCGTCGCATCGAGCGTCGCGCCCTTCACCGAGCGGCTGCGTTATCTCGTGGCGGTCCGCCCCGGCCTGCAATCGCCTGGTGTCGCCGCGCGGATGACGGCGACGCTGGACCGCATCTCGAACGGTCGGCTTCTCGTCAACGTCGTCACCGGCGGCGATCCCGTCGAAAACAAGGGCGACGGCATCTTCCTTGGCCATGACGAGCGCTACGAGGTCACCCGCGAGTTCCTCAACGTCTATAGCGACCTGCTCGCCGGCAGGACCGTCAATGTCGAGGGCAAGCACATCCACGTCGAGGGCGGCAAGCTGCTGTTTCCTCCGGTGCAGTCGCCGCGCCCGCCGCTTTATTTCGGCGGCTCGTCGGATGCCGGCATCGACGTCGCGGTCGACACCGTCGACAAATATCTCACCTGGGGCGAGCCGCCGGCCTTGGTTGCCGAGAAGATCGCGAAGGTGAGGGAGGTCGCCGCCGCGCGCGGCCGAAAACTCTCCTTCGGCATCCGCCTTCACGTGATTGTCCGCGAGACCAATGAAGAGGCCTGGCGCGCGGCCAACGAGCTGATCAAGCATGTCAGCGACGACACCATCGCGCTGGCGCAGAAGAACTTCGCCCGCATGGACTCCGTCGGCCAGCAGCGCATGACGCAGCTCCATGGCGGCAAGCGCGACAAGCTCGAGATCGCACCGAACCTCTGGGCCGGCGTCGGCCTCGTGCGCGGCGGCGCCGGCACGGCGCTGGTCGGCGATGCCGAGACCGTCGCGGCCCGCATCAGGGAGTATCAGGATCTCGGCATCGATACCTTCATCATGTCGGGCTACCCGCATCTGGAGGAGGCCTTCCGTTTCGCCGAGCTGGTCTTTCCGCTGCTCGCGCTGGAGCAGCCCTCCAACGTGACGAAGCTGCATTTCAACGGCGGTCCTTTCGGCGAGACGGTCGGCAGCGACTTCCGTCCGCAGCATCGGGTGTCGCAGTCATGA
- a CDS encoding sulfonate ABC transporter substrate-binding protein: MRRIIQRLIAAIVLSIGIVAAAVGTSYGQDKVVRIGYQKYGKLVLLKSKGTLEPKLASEGYKVVWTEFPSGPPLLEALNVGAIDFGNTGEAPPIFAQAAGAPIQYVAYEPPAPKGEAILVPKDSPLKSVANLKGKKVALNKGSNVHYLLVKALEKAGVKYSEIEPVFLASADARAAFERGAVDAWVIWDPFQAAAEAATGARTLADGTDIVANYQFYFSSKKFLEANPEIVDAVLAELSAVDDWAKGDIHAVAEQLAPSIGLPVAVVEVALKRQAYGIKPITDAVIADQQQVADAFFALGLIPKSIRISDVARKPGT, from the coding sequence ATGAGGCGTATCATTCAGCGTCTGATCGCAGCCATCGTGCTGTCGATTGGCATCGTCGCGGCCGCCGTCGGCACGTCCTACGGGCAGGACAAGGTGGTCCGCATCGGCTACCAGAAATACGGCAAGCTGGTGCTGCTCAAGAGCAAGGGCACGCTGGAGCCGAAGCTTGCCTCGGAAGGCTACAAGGTGGTGTGGACCGAATTCCCGTCGGGGCCGCCGCTGCTCGAAGCGCTCAATGTCGGCGCGATCGATTTCGGCAACACCGGTGAAGCCCCGCCGATCTTCGCGCAGGCTGCGGGTGCGCCGATCCAGTATGTCGCCTATGAGCCGCCGGCGCCGAAGGGCGAGGCGATCCTGGTGCCGAAGGACAGCCCGCTGAAGTCGGTCGCCAACCTCAAAGGCAAGAAGGTCGCGCTCAACAAGGGCTCCAACGTCCACTACCTCCTGGTCAAGGCGCTGGAGAAGGCCGGCGTCAAATACTCTGAGATCGAGCCGGTGTTCCTGGCCTCCGCCGATGCGCGCGCCGCCTTCGAGCGCGGCGCGGTCGATGCATGGGTGATCTGGGATCCGTTCCAGGCGGCGGCGGAAGCCGCCACCGGCGCCCGCACGCTGGCCGACGGCACCGATATCGTGGCCAACTACCAGTTCTATTTCTCCTCGAAGAAATTCCTCGAAGCCAACCCTGAGATCGTCGACGCCGTGCTCGCCGAGCTCAGCGCCGTCGACGATTGGGCCAAGGGCGACATCCATGCGGTGGCCGAGCAGCTGGCGCCGTCGATTGGCCTCCCGGTCGCCGTGGTCGAGGTGGCGCTGAAGCGGCAGGCCTACGGCATCAAGCCGATCACGGATGCCGTCATCGCCGATCAGCAACAGGTTGCGGATGCGTTCTTCGCGCTCGGCCTGATCCCCAAATCCATCAGGATTTCCGACGTGGCGCGGAAGCCAGGAACCTGA
- a CDS encoding sulfonate ABC transporter substrate-binding protein, with protein MQRRDFLKLSAGTAAVAAFASRANAQSSVKEIRIGYQKTGVLVITRQQAALEKHFAALGIEVKWVEFSSGPPMMEAMNVGSVDFGSVGDSPPVFAQAAGAAIVYAAGQPITNGQGILVPKDSPIRTIADLKGRRIGFTKGSSAHNIVVQTLEKAGLTYADITPVYLTPPDAGPAFANGSIEAWAIWDPYFAIGETKQGGRILINSREVTKTNSFYIANREFAKNHGTILQQIVDVTTTAGQWAEQHRDEVARSLAAITGVPLDIQTVAANRANFVVGPVTDDIVATQQGVADRFYKLGLIPKPIVIRDIVWRNPAA; from the coding sequence ATGCAGCGTCGGGACTTTCTGAAATTGTCCGCTGGAACCGCGGCCGTTGCTGCGTTCGCATCGCGCGCGAACGCGCAGAGCTCGGTGAAGGAAATTCGTATCGGCTACCAGAAGACTGGCGTGCTGGTCATCACGCGCCAGCAGGCGGCCTTGGAAAAACATTTCGCTGCCTTGGGCATCGAGGTGAAATGGGTCGAGTTTTCGTCGGGGCCTCCGATGATGGAGGCGATGAATGTCGGGAGCGTCGATTTCGGCTCGGTCGGCGATTCCCCGCCGGTGTTCGCCCAGGCCGCGGGCGCCGCGATCGTCTATGCTGCGGGCCAACCCATTACCAACGGCCAGGGCATCCTGGTGCCGAAGGATTCGCCGATCCGGACCATCGCTGACCTGAAGGGCAGGCGTATCGGCTTCACCAAGGGCTCCAGCGCACACAACATCGTGGTGCAGACCCTGGAGAAAGCGGGGCTCACTTATGCGGACATCACGCCGGTCTATCTGACGCCGCCGGATGCGGGGCCCGCCTTCGCCAATGGCAGCATCGAGGCCTGGGCGATCTGGGATCCGTACTTTGCGATCGGCGAGACCAAGCAGGGTGGCCGCATCCTGATCAATTCGCGCGAGGTCACCAAGACCAACTCCTTCTACATCGCCAATCGGGAGTTCGCGAAGAACCACGGGACGATCCTGCAACAGATCGTCGATGTGACGACCACGGCGGGCCAATGGGCCGAACAGCACCGCGACGAGGTCGCCAGATCGCTCGCGGCGATCACCGGTGTCCCGTTGGACATTCAGACCGTCGCTGCCAATCGCGCGAATTTTGTGGTCGGCCCGGTCACCGACGACATCGTCGCGACCCAGCAGGGCGTCGCCGACCGCTTCTACAAGCTCGGCCTGATCCCGAAGCCGATCGTGATCCGCGACATCGTCTGGCGCAACCCGGCAGCCTGA
- a CDS encoding cytochrome P450, which yields MSTAPRIEIDPDTFWADPYPTLAKMRREAPIAFVPQLGSTLLTSRDDISISEKQIDVFSSHQPAGLMNRLMGHNMMRKDGEAHQVERRAMFPTVSPRTVKAHWTAQFQAHADRIIDAIEPGRIDFMRDFALPFSGECLKSITGLTNIGFGDMDAWSQGMIEGIANYAGHPAVEARCHAATSGIDAAIDDILPVMRKNPDQSILGVLLASGMPMESVRANVKLAISGGQNEPRKAIAGTMWALLTHPDQLDLVRKGEVSWLQAFEEYARWISPIGMSPRRIAKPWSIRDVSFELDERVFLMFGSANRDEKHFERADQFDVRRDTSKSVAFGAGPHFCAGAWASRAMIADVALPTVFARAARIEIAEDEEVRIGGWAFRGLLNLPVRWQQ from the coding sequence TTGAGCACCGCGCCGCGCATCGAGATCGACCCTGATACCTTCTGGGCCGATCCGTATCCGACGCTCGCGAAGATGCGACGAGAGGCGCCGATCGCCTTCGTGCCGCAGCTCGGCTCGACGCTGCTGACGAGCCGCGACGACATCTCGATCTCCGAGAAGCAGATCGACGTGTTCTCCTCGCACCAGCCGGCAGGCCTGATGAACCGGCTGATGGGCCACAACATGATGCGCAAGGACGGCGAGGCGCACCAGGTCGAGCGCCGCGCGATGTTTCCGACGGTGTCGCCGAGGACCGTGAAGGCGCACTGGACCGCGCAGTTCCAGGCCCATGCCGACCGCATCATCGATGCGATCGAGCCGGGGCGGATCGATTTCATGCGCGACTTCGCGTTGCCCTTTTCCGGCGAATGCCTGAAGTCGATCACCGGCCTCACCAATATCGGCTTTGGGGATATGGATGCGTGGTCGCAAGGCATGATCGAGGGCATCGCCAACTATGCCGGCCATCCCGCGGTCGAGGCGCGCTGCCATGCGGCGACGTCAGGCATCGATGCCGCGATCGACGACATCCTGCCGGTGATGCGCAAAAATCCCGATCAGAGCATCCTCGGCGTCCTTCTCGCTTCCGGCATGCCGATGGAGAGCGTGCGCGCCAACGTCAAGCTCGCGATATCCGGCGGCCAGAACGAGCCGCGCAAGGCGATTGCCGGCACGATGTGGGCGCTGCTGACCCATCCCGACCAGCTCGATCTCGTGCGCAAGGGTGAGGTGTCCTGGCTGCAGGCCTTCGAGGAATATGCACGCTGGATCTCGCCGATCGGCATGTCGCCGCGGCGCATCGCCAAACCGTGGAGCATCCGTGACGTGTCATTCGAGCTTGATGAGCGCGTGTTCCTGATGTTCGGCTCGGCCAACCGCGACGAGAAGCATTTTGAGCGCGCCGACCAGTTCGATGTACGGCGTGATACGTCGAAGAGCGTCGCCTTCGGCGCCGGCCCGCATTTCTGCGCCGGCGCCTGGGCCTCGCGCGCGATGATCGCCGACGTCGCGCTGCCGACTGTGTTCGCGCGTGCCGCGCGGATCGAGATCGCCGAGGACGAGGAGGTGCGGATCGGCGGCTGGGCGTTCCGCGGGCTGCTCAATCTGCCGGTGAGGTGGCAGCAATAG